In Ruminiclostridium papyrosolvens DSM 2782, the following proteins share a genomic window:
- the fliR gene encoding flagellar biosynthetic protein FliR: protein MQIPFGMLLNNVELFLLIFVRMTGLFVTAPIFGRRNIPVYFKVGFAFITAILASSVIKVDHIINTDNFLIFALYILKEFLVGIIIGFVAYAVFTCIYLAGQIIDMQIGFGMVNVFDPMSNIQIPVTANLYFILAMIIFLVTNGHHMLIKALFESFQLVPLGSGVIGPKFTDDVIGLISGVFSMGFKIAAPVVAAIFITDVVLGIISKTIPQMNVFILGMPLKIFLGILIVMITIPAFVYIVTVITDDMNTQIFKFLQDMGNSLKT, encoded by the coding sequence TTGCAGATACCTTTTGGTATGTTGCTTAACAATGTAGAATTATTTCTGCTTATATTTGTAAGGATGACAGGACTGTTTGTAACAGCTCCCATTTTTGGAAGAAGGAACATACCTGTTTACTTTAAAGTCGGATTTGCCTTTATAACTGCTATTTTAGCTTCTAGTGTTATAAAGGTAGATCACATAATTAATACTGATAATTTTTTAATTTTTGCTTTATATATATTAAAAGAATTTTTGGTAGGTATAATAATAGGATTTGTAGCTTATGCAGTTTTTACATGTATATATCTGGCAGGACAGATTATTGACATGCAGATTGGGTTCGGAATGGTAAATGTTTTTGACCCAATGTCAAATATACAGATTCCTGTTACTGCAAATCTTTATTTTATATTGGCAATGATAATTTTTTTGGTGACTAACGGGCATCACATGCTGATTAAGGCATTATTTGAAAGCTTTCAGCTTGTTCCCTTAGGAAGCGGAGTGATAGGGCCCAAGTTTACGGACGATGTAATAGGTTTAATATCGGGCGTCTTCAGTATGGGCTTCAAAATAGCCGCTCCCGTAGTAGCCGCAATTTTTATTACCGATGTAGTTTTAGGAATTATATCAAAGACCATACCTCAAATGAATGTATTTATACTTGGTATGCCTTTGAAAATATTTTTAGGTATACTTATTGTTATGATAACAATACCTGCTTTTGTATATATAGTGACAGTTATTACTGATGACATGAATACACAGATATTCAAGTTCCTTCAGGATATGGGGAATTCCTTGAAAACATAA
- the fliQ gene encoding flagellar biosynthesis protein FliQ yields the protein MDESSIINIAQEALKVILYVSAPILVISMVVGLVISIFQATTQIQEQTLTFVPKILSVVAAIALFGSWMLRVLIEYTQNIFININQFIK from the coding sequence ATGGACGAAAGCAGCATTATAAATATCGCACAAGAAGCTTTAAAAGTAATATTGTATGTATCCGCACCTATTCTGGTAATCAGTATGGTTGTCGGCTTGGTAATAAGTATCTTTCAGGCAACTACACAGATACAGGAGCAGACTTTGACCTTTGTTCCGAAAATTTTATCGGTTGTGGCTGCCATAGCACTTTTCGGCTCATGGATGTTGAGAGTATTGATAGAATATACACAGAATATATTTATAAACATTAATCAGTTTATAAAGTAA
- the fliP gene encoding flagellar type III secretion system pore protein FliP (The bacterial flagellar biogenesis protein FliP forms a type III secretion system (T3SS)-type pore required for flagellar assembly.) encodes MDKKRKIKRLIVFTGILVVIFCLMGGQALAEPTVSVTKDGVNIGASTNPKEVSSSIQLLIALTVLSIAPSILIMMTGFTRIIIILSFLRNALGTQQMPPNQVLIGLALFITLFVMSPVLSDINENAFQPYTNGKITQQQAIDKSSQSIKTWMVKQIFSNKREKDLELFMTLGGQKEPVKVQDASKLSLTMVAPAFLISELTVAFKFGFLIFLPFLIIDMVVSSALMSMGMMMLPPIMISLPFKILLFVLVDGWSMLTQSIITSFAR; translated from the coding sequence ATGGATAAAAAAAGGAAAATTAAAAGGTTAATAGTATTTACAGGAATTCTGGTTGTTATTTTTTGCTTAATGGGCGGACAAGCTCTCGCTGAACCAACAGTATCAGTTACTAAAGACGGAGTAAATATAGGTGCATCAACTAATCCTAAAGAGGTTTCTTCAAGTATACAGCTTCTGATAGCATTAACGGTTCTGTCAATTGCACCTTCAATACTAATTATGATGACAGGCTTTACCAGAATAATAATTATTCTGTCCTTTTTGCGAAATGCTCTTGGAACGCAGCAGATGCCGCCTAATCAGGTTTTAATAGGTTTAGCTCTCTTTATTACTCTGTTTGTTATGAGTCCTGTATTATCTGATATCAACGAAAATGCATTTCAGCCCTATACAAACGGAAAAATTACACAGCAGCAAGCCATAGATAAAAGTTCTCAAAGTATTAAAACCTGGATGGTTAAACAGATTTTCAGCAATAAAAGAGAAAAGGATTTGGAGTTATTTATGACTCTTGGGGGGCAGAAGGAACCTGTAAAGGTTCAGGATGCTTCTAAGTTGTCACTTACCATGGTTGCTCCGGCCTTTTTAATAAGTGAACTTACTGTAGCATTTAAGTTTGGATTTTTGATATTTCTTCCTTTTTTGATAATTGATATGGTTGTATCAAGTGCATTGATGTCAATGGGTATGATGATGCTTCCTCCAATAATGATTTCACTGCCTTTTAAGATATTACTTTTTGTTCTGGTGGACGGATGGTCCATGCTTACACAATCAATTATTACTAGTTTTGCCCGGTGA
- a CDS encoding flagellar biosynthetic protein FliO, with translation MGKVFTVILAFIVVMVLLLLTTRYLAYKSKKMLKGNYMQIIETLNLGTSNRIHLIKVDKEFFIVAASNKNIELLSQVSIKDYQEQEIKNPISEVVDFTSILKKYTNGLTFGAKNKEKVPESSQQENESENNVVFRNNLEKLKNLSNSMNNHRSENG, from the coding sequence ATGGGGAAGGTATTTACTGTTATACTTGCTTTTATAGTAGTTATGGTTCTATTACTTCTGACTACAAGGTATCTGGCCTATAAGTCCAAGAAAATGCTTAAAGGAAATTACATGCAGATTATTGAGACGCTTAACCTTGGCACCAGTAACAGGATTCATCTTATTAAAGTCGATAAAGAATTTTTTATTGTAGCTGCTTCAAATAAGAATATCGAATTATTATCACAAGTAAGTATAAAAGATTATCAGGAGCAAGAAATAAAAAATCCAATTTCAGAAGTTGTTGATTTTACATCAATACTGAAAAAATACACTAACGGGCTAACTTTTGGTGCAAAAAATAAAGAAAAAGTTCCTGAATCCTCACAACAGGAAAATGAGAGTGAGAATAATGTGGTATTCAGGAATAATTTAGAAAAGCTAAAAAACCTGTCTAATAGTATGAATAATCATCGGAGTGAAAATGGATAA
- a CDS encoding response regulator, whose protein sequence is MGKSILIVDDAAFMRMMIKDILSKNGYEIAADVDNGLKAIEKYKELTPDLVIMDITMPEMDGVTAVREIKKIHSDAKIIMCSAMGQQAMVIESIQAGARDFIVKPFQADRVVEAVKKVIG, encoded by the coding sequence ATGGGGAAGAGTATTTTAATTGTTGACGATGCAGCATTTATGAGGATGATGATTAAAGATATTTTATCAAAGAACGGTTATGAAATAGCTGCAGATGTTGACAATGGGTTAAAGGCAATCGAAAAATATAAGGAACTTACTCCTGATTTGGTAATAATGGATATCACTATGCCTGAAATGGATGGTGTAACAGCAGTTAGAGAAATCAAAAAAATTCATAGTGATGCCAAGATTATCATGTGCTCAGCTATGGGACAGCAGGCTATGGTTATTGAGTCAATTCAAGCAGGCGCAAGGGATTTTATAGTTAAGCCATTCCAAGCAGATCGTGTTGTTGAAGCAGTAAAGAAAGTTATTGGTTAA
- the fliY gene encoding flagellar motor switch phosphatase FliY, with translation MGDMLTQAEIDALLNGTSSSEEPDEATGSNSNTETLTSQEIDALGEIGNISMGTSATTLFTLLSQKVTITTPNVTLSTWEELSKSYSSQYVAVKVEYTDGLIGSNLLILKQDDVKIITDLMMGGEGVKIEGDLTDLHLSAISEAMNQMIGSSATSMSSMFSKRIDISPPKAYTVSFDSSDPYGEFRPDEYLVKIAFKMVVGNLIDSEIMQLLPIKFAKELVSSLLNSTEDKRDSAIPEPPRTPEPPQQVPSFSNQNSYIEPPVQPVMQPQMQQPVMQQQAMPNFGFDGGYQEPQRQRSPVSVQPVQFQAFDDGLSATEKKNISLIMDLPLQVTVELGRTQKLIKDILEFGSGSVIELDKLAGEPVDILVNGKAIAKGEVVVIDESFGVRITDIIHPSKRL, from the coding sequence ATGGGAGATATGCTCACACAAGCAGAAATAGATGCACTATTGAATGGTACTTCCTCTTCAGAAGAACCAGACGAAGCAACAGGCAGCAACAGTAACACTGAGACACTGACATCACAGGAAATTGATGCACTGGGAGAAATAGGGAATATAAGCATGGGTACTTCTGCAACTACACTATTTACTTTATTATCCCAGAAGGTAACAATAACTACTCCTAATGTAACGCTATCTACTTGGGAAGAGTTATCCAAGAGCTATTCTTCTCAGTACGTTGCTGTAAAAGTGGAATACACAGACGGATTGATTGGCTCTAATCTTTTAATCTTAAAGCAGGATGATGTCAAAATCATTACTGATTTAATGATGGGAGGAGAAGGTGTCAAAATAGAAGGTGATCTGACCGATCTTCATTTAAGTGCAATCAGTGAAGCCATGAACCAAATGATTGGGTCCTCAGCGACATCTATGTCGTCCATGTTTTCCAAGAGGATTGACATATCACCGCCAAAGGCATATACTGTAAGTTTTGACAGCAGTGATCCATATGGTGAGTTTAGGCCGGATGAATATTTAGTTAAAATAGCCTTTAAAATGGTTGTTGGAAATTTGATTGATAGTGAAATAATGCAGCTGCTTCCAATTAAGTTTGCCAAGGAGCTTGTGTCATCATTATTAAATTCAACAGAAGATAAACGGGATTCAGCAATACCTGAACCTCCGAGAACTCCTGAACCGCCACAACAGGTACCATCGTTCAGTAATCAAAATTCATACATAGAGCCACCTGTACAGCCCGTAATGCAACCGCAAATGCAACAGCCGGTGATGCAGCAACAGGCTATGCCTAACTTTGGCTTTGATGGAGGTTATCAGGAGCCTCAAAGGCAAAGGAGTCCTGTAAGTGTTCAGCCTGTGCAATTTCAGGCTTTTGATGATGGGCTTTCAGCAACAGAGAAAAAGAACATAAGCCTTATTATGGACTTGCCTCTGCAAGTAACAGTTGAACTGGGAAGAACTCAAAAATTAATAAAAGATATACTTGAGTTTGGATCCGGTTCAGTAATTGAGCTTGATAAACTGGCAGGTGAACCCGTAGACATATTAGTCAACGGTAAAGCCATTGCCAAGGGAGAAGTTGTTGTTATTGATGAAAGCTTTGGTGTAAGGATTACAGATATAATTCATCCATCAAAACGATTATAG
- the fliM gene encoding flagellar motor switch protein FliM: MGDILSQNEIDELLKALTTGDIDVQQIQSTKTEKKVKIHDFKKPPKFANDHKRTLQFINENYARLVQSFLSGYLRSLVQVDVLSVDALQYSEFSNSLANPIILGIVDFTPLNGSVIFEMDPSIAYALIDRILGGRGASMERVRSFTEIELAIIERIIIQILNLMREPWESIIAIKPRLEKIETNAQFAQIIHPNEMVALITLNVVVGEVKGMINICIPHMTVEPIMPKLSTKLWFTNVENEKIEHNKSDIEFKIEHTYVPVRAVLGKTSISISEFLDLQSGDVLPLDTNVNGDLEILVGDLPKFNAKPGVKKNKVAVKITEVLRREED; the protein is encoded by the coding sequence ATGGGAGATATACTTTCTCAAAATGAGATTGATGAGCTGTTAAAGGCTTTAACAACAGGGGATATAGATGTACAGCAGATTCAATCAACTAAAACCGAAAAGAAAGTTAAAATTCATGATTTTAAGAAACCGCCTAAGTTTGCAAATGATCACAAAAGGACATTGCAATTTATCAATGAAAACTATGCACGACTGGTTCAGTCGTTTTTATCTGGATATTTAAGATCATTGGTACAGGTAGATGTTTTATCGGTGGATGCCCTTCAATATAGTGAATTCAGTAACTCTCTGGCAAACCCGATAATTCTTGGGATTGTTGATTTTACTCCATTAAATGGCTCAGTAATATTCGAAATGGACCCGAGCATTGCATATGCCCTTATTGATAGGATTCTTGGGGGCAGAGGTGCATCAATGGAGAGAGTCCGTTCATTTACAGAGATAGAATTAGCTATTATAGAGAGGATTATCATTCAGATACTCAATTTGATGAGGGAGCCTTGGGAAAGTATTATTGCAATAAAACCAAGACTCGAAAAAATTGAGACCAATGCACAGTTTGCACAGATAATCCATCCAAATGAAATGGTTGCTTTGATTACATTGAATGTTGTAGTTGGGGAAGTAAAGGGTATGATTAATATTTGTATTCCTCATATGACGGTTGAACCTATAATGCCTAAACTCAGTACAAAACTTTGGTTTACCAACGTTGAGAACGAAAAGATTGAACACAATAAATCCGATATTGAGTTCAAGATTGAGCATACATATGTTCCTGTGAGGGCAGTGCTGGGAAAAACATCTATAAGCATAAGTGAGTTTCTTGATTTGCAGAGCGGGGATGTTTTGCCTCTTGATACAAATGTTAATGGAGACCTTGAAATATTGGTAGGTGATTTGCCTAAGTTTAATGCTAAACCGGGTGTTAAAAAGAATAAAGTGGCAGTTAAAATTACTGAAGTTCTTAGAAGGGAGGAAGATTAA
- a CDS encoding flagellar basal body-associated FliL family protein, giving the protein MEGKSSYFILLVIVAFLSITLAFLAIGFFVFGNHGSGGEKEAVAVTNTAPTDSELAVKKLFENKNFNLKKTNDKQVAVVSVTASLKYFKKVDGMKEEEVAAKIDFYSGEINDAIGTYFKGQTLEDVSQVDASKKASDYLTKKINEILTKNEKKPNPLVHALVFDYMLYQ; this is encoded by the coding sequence TTGGAGGGAAAAAGCAGCTATTTTATTTTATTGGTGATTGTGGCTTTTTTATCGATTACACTTGCTTTCCTTGCAATTGGGTTCTTCGTTTTTGGAAATCATGGTTCAGGAGGAGAGAAAGAGGCTGTTGCTGTAACAAACACGGCACCAACTGATAGTGAGCTTGCTGTTAAAAAACTTTTTGAAAATAAAAACTTCAACCTAAAAAAGACCAATGACAAGCAAGTTGCAGTAGTTTCAGTTACTGCCAGTCTTAAGTATTTTAAAAAAGTCGATGGCATGAAGGAAGAAGAAGTAGCAGCTAAGATTGATTTCTATTCAGGTGAGATTAATGATGCCATAGGAACATACTTTAAGGGGCAAACCTTAGAAGATGTGAGCCAAGTGGATGCCAGTAAAAAAGCTTCTGATTATCTCACAAAAAAGATAAATGAAATACTGACAAAAAATGAAAAGAAGCCAAATCCTCTAGTTCACGCATTGGTATTCGATTACATGTTATATCAATAG
- a CDS encoding flagellar FlbD family protein, protein MIRLTRLNKTTFVLNSDLIECFESTPDTVITLTNSKKYVVCESIDEVVEKVMQFKAGILKYANES, encoded by the coding sequence ATGATAAGATTGACTAGGTTAAACAAGACGACCTTTGTCTTGAACAGCGATTTAATAGAGTGTTTTGAGAGTACACCAGATACTGTTATAACACTTACCAACAGTAAAAAATATGTAGTTTGTGAGAGCATTGACGAAGTTGTTGAAAAGGTAATGCAATTCAAAGCTGGTATTTTAAAATACGCTAATGAGAGTTAG
- a CDS encoding flagellar hook protein FlgE: MMRSMFSGVSGLKAHQAKMDVIGNNVANVNTLGFKAGRVTFQEIFNQTLRGAGAPDAATARGGTNPMQIGLGIAVGSIDNQMTGGSPQRTDNPTDLSISGNGFFIVKGSAADTFKFTRAGNFGLDKLGNLVSGDGMNVYGWTKYEQQGDGTVKFDTEAPIGPINLYSDATNGNKKIIAAKATTYAEFSGNLNSAQKAVATPPATPPASDEQFIMPYTVFDSLGNAHEMTLTFTKAAPTGTPPTTTWTYTLAAKAGDGTVPIPTTGTLKFDGEGKLTSDTVNSIKVTMTPTAGANPFDVTLDFKKLTQFSGDSSVKPSNINGYTTGNLVTFNIGSDGMITGVYSNGQQQPLGLIALAGFDNPAGLQKVGGNLFMPTTNSGDFNKGVPAGSQGVGTLSPGTLEMSNVDLSREFTDMIVTQRGFQANSRIITTSDEMLQELVNLKR; encoded by the coding sequence ATGATGAGATCTATGTTTTCTGGTGTATCAGGACTAAAGGCACACCAGGCAAAAATGGACGTTATAGGTAATAACGTTGCAAATGTAAACACACTAGGTTTTAAAGCAGGAAGGGTAACCTTTCAGGAAATATTCAACCAGACCTTGAGAGGTGCGGGAGCACCAGATGCTGCCACTGCAAGAGGCGGTACAAATCCTATGCAGATTGGTTTGGGTATTGCGGTCGGTTCAATCGACAACCAAATGACAGGCGGAAGTCCCCAAAGAACAGATAACCCCACTGATTTGTCTATTTCAGGAAACGGCTTCTTTATAGTTAAAGGCTCGGCTGCTGATACCTTCAAATTTACCAGAGCAGGAAACTTTGGTCTGGACAAGTTGGGTAATCTGGTATCAGGTGACGGTATGAATGTGTATGGTTGGACTAAATATGAACAGCAAGGTGATGGTACGGTAAAGTTTGATACAGAAGCGCCGATTGGCCCGATAAATCTGTACTCAGATGCAACAAACGGAAACAAAAAGATAATAGCTGCAAAGGCTACTACTTATGCAGAATTTTCAGGAAATCTGAATTCAGCTCAGAAAGCGGTAGCAACACCACCTGCAACACCACCAGCTTCAGATGAACAGTTTATTATGCCATACACGGTATTTGATTCTTTAGGAAATGCACACGAAATGACACTGACCTTTACAAAGGCTGCTCCTACTGGAACGCCTCCTACGACAACATGGACATATACGCTGGCTGCTAAAGCAGGGGATGGAACAGTCCCTATTCCAACTACAGGTACACTGAAATTCGATGGAGAAGGTAAGCTGACTTCCGACACTGTCAACAGTATCAAAGTAACAATGACACCAACTGCTGGTGCAAACCCATTTGATGTTACACTTGATTTCAAGAAGCTTACCCAGTTTTCAGGTGACAGCTCTGTAAAACCATCCAATATTAACGGTTATACAACAGGTAATCTTGTTACCTTTAACATTGGTTCAGATGGTATGATAACAGGAGTATACAGTAATGGTCAGCAACAGCCTCTGGGACTTATAGCACTTGCAGGTTTTGATAATCCTGCCGGTTTACAAAAGGTGGGAGGAAACCTGTTTATGCCTACAACAAACTCCGGTGACTTTAATAAAGGTGTACCGGCAGGTTCACAGGGAGTAGGAACCTTGAGTCCCGGTACTCTAGAAATGTCAAATGTAGACCTTTCTAGAGAGTTTACGGATATGATTGTTACACAGAGAGGTTTTCAGGCAAACAGCAGAATTATAACAACATCCGATGAAATGTTGCAGGAACTTGTAAACCTGAAGAGGTAA
- a CDS encoding TIGR02530 family flagellar biosynthesis protein produces MVINNNYSNRIIKPPLTTGKVQTGNPRNVNTNSAGVNFDNFLQQAIDKGSGVKFSKHAEMRMQARNIDLTQTQKDKISNAVSKAQQKGIKDSLVILDDMAFVVNVNSKTVVTAVNNSELKENAFTNIDGAIFA; encoded by the coding sequence ATGGTAATCAATAATAATTATTCAAACCGGATAATTAAACCGCCATTAACAACCGGGAAGGTTCAAACGGGGAATCCCAGAAATGTCAACACTAATTCTGCAGGAGTTAATTTTGATAATTTTCTTCAGCAGGCAATTGACAAGGGTTCCGGAGTTAAATTTTCAAAACATGCTGAAATGAGAATGCAAGCAAGAAATATTGATCTTACCCAGACTCAAAAGGACAAGATCAGTAATGCGGTTTCAAAAGCTCAGCAAAAAGGAATTAAGGACTCGCTGGTAATACTTGATGACATGGCTTTTGTTGTTAACGTAAACAGTAAAACGGTTGTGACGGCAGTGAATAATAGTGAATTAAAAGAAAATGCATTTACAAACATTGATGGTGCAATTTTTGCATAG
- a CDS encoding flagellar hook capping FlgD N-terminal domain-containing protein, with protein MAQTSGINNPYTIDQIIENTKNKQAAAARKTGGELGKNDFLNLLVTQLRYQDPLQPVDDKEFIAQMAQFSSLEQMQNMNGSMTKSQAFTLIGKVITATTTDDKTLEVNSVQGTVTSVKMKDGKTFVVVNNKDVDVDRITQVDDALYNSYGNLADYSTLLGYKVKGAVYDSSNGNVIYLSGNVKQIQRGANEDYAVMDGVNVEVAEVTGSTSADPNYIKDYLEQRVKGTTEADKQVKLTIKDSTTGAKVPVTATLKSYSIDENTGKITAVLDNMYISVYSVSNIQKP; from the coding sequence ATGGCTCAAACAAGCGGAATAAATAATCCGTATACAATTGATCAGATAATCGAAAATACCAAGAATAAGCAGGCTGCTGCTGCCAGAAAAACAGGCGGTGAACTTGGAAAAAATGATTTTCTAAATCTATTGGTAACACAGCTAAGATATCAGGACCCATTGCAGCCTGTAGACGACAAGGAGTTTATAGCTCAAATGGCTCAATTCAGCTCATTAGAACAAATGCAGAATATGAACGGGTCTATGACTAAATCACAGGCATTTACGTTAATAGGTAAAGTTATTACGGCAACAACTACAGATGACAAAACCCTTGAAGTAAATTCGGTACAGGGTACAGTTACAAGTGTTAAAATGAAGGATGGAAAAACCTTTGTTGTTGTTAATAACAAGGATGTTGATGTAGACAGGATTACACAGGTTGATGACGCACTTTACAATTCTTATGGAAATCTGGCCGACTATTCAACTCTATTAGGTTATAAAGTAAAAGGTGCTGTATACGACTCATCCAATGGTAATGTTATTTATCTCTCAGGAAATGTAAAACAGATTCAGAGAGGTGCTAACGAGGACTACGCAGTTATGGATGGTGTAAACGTTGAAGTTGCTGAAGTAACGGGCTCGACTTCTGCAGATCCGAATTATATAAAGGACTATCTTGAACAAAGGGTAAAAGGAACAACAGAAGCCGATAAACAGGTTAAGTTAACCATAAAGGACAGCACCACAGGAGCAAAGGTACCTGTTACAGCAACCTTGAAGAGCTACAGTATAGATGAAAACACAGGTAAGATAACTGCAGTTCTTGATAACATGTACATATCGGTATACAGTGTATCAAACATACAGAAGCCGTAG
- a CDS encoding flagellar hook-length control protein FliK translates to MIMTSSSLLKLNLNQDSGNDILNVKSKTSQSSPSTSFKSVLDTTVNNYSKRNDTVVNNSPKQDNDSKTKFKSFAEAQMSRKTAATKSVVQTGSNKESADVNTDKAQASDKFDEQLMALAQMLGIAPGQLADLAKQLGFSLKDLKNVEKLTVFMQKVSDLLQLNDKQKDILLKLATEVTSQIKPKSEGVNEKSNNTQADEGINQAGKAAIDLSMVASKIKDKLDTLIENGKNNLGLISDEAAKIIAVMKSQAQPTVSAVSQNINTDAVAEVSLEDDGKKADTEKVSTDTKAKEMPKENSHESTESTKPQLGMQGLNTSAQAATTDEQNLAQNFQTVGDVKAVLNNSQINTEKSVFSVRQPIKTADVVNQVMEQAKVILGQDKTEMVIQLKPDHLGKLELKVVTEQGIVAAKFIAESQQVKEIIETNMQLLKDSLQKQGIAIDGVSVQVGQDNRSENRNQSLSQGKNNSSQNGMNRAEGVTGSVAGVSLLENLPERLAQYTDDLNTINFTA, encoded by the coding sequence ATGATAATGACAAGTAGTAGCTTACTAAAACTTAATTTGAATCAGGACAGCGGTAATGACATTTTGAATGTGAAATCCAAAACGTCGCAGAGTTCACCAAGCACATCATTTAAGTCGGTACTTGATACCACTGTAAACAATTATTCAAAACGTAATGATACTGTGGTAAACAACAGTCCCAAACAGGACAATGACAGTAAAACAAAGTTTAAGTCCTTTGCAGAAGCTCAGATGAGCAGAAAGACGGCGGCAACAAAGTCAGTAGTGCAAACCGGTTCCAACAAAGAGTCAGCAGATGTAAATACAGATAAAGCTCAAGCATCTGACAAGTTTGATGAGCAGTTAATGGCTCTTGCACAAATGTTAGGGATTGCACCCGGGCAGTTGGCTGATCTGGCGAAACAACTTGGTTTCTCGTTGAAGGATCTCAAGAATGTTGAAAAATTGACTGTTTTTATGCAAAAGGTATCTGATTTGCTTCAACTCAATGACAAGCAAAAGGACATTCTGTTAAAGTTGGCAACAGAAGTTACCAGTCAGATAAAACCTAAATCTGAAGGCGTTAATGAAAAGAGTAATAACACTCAGGCCGATGAAGGTATTAATCAAGCAGGAAAGGCAGCTATTGATTTGTCAATGGTAGCTTCAAAGATTAAAGACAAGCTGGATACACTTATTGAAAACGGAAAGAATAATCTGGGGCTAATCAGTGATGAAGCAGCAAAAATAATAGCTGTAATGAAGTCTCAAGCGCAACCGACAGTATCTGCCGTTTCTCAGAATATCAATACTGATGCTGTAGCGGAAGTATCTCTTGAAGATGATGGTAAAAAGGCTGATACTGAAAAAGTTAGTACCGATACTAAAGCAAAAGAGATGCCTAAGGAGAATAGTCATGAAAGTACAGAGTCAACAAAGCCACAGTTGGGTATGCAAGGTTTGAATACATCAGCTCAAGCAGCAACAACAGATGAGCAGAATCTGGCTCAGAATTTTCAGACAGTAGGAGATGTTAAGGCCGTCCTAAATAACAGCCAAATAAATACTGAAAAGTCTGTGTTTTCAGTTCGCCAACCGATTAAAACCGCAGATGTTGTAAATCAGGTTATGGAACAGGCTAAAGTCATTCTGGGACAGGATAAAACAGAAATGGTTATTCAGCTCAAGCCGGATCACTTAGGAAAGCTTGAATTAAAGGTTGTTACTGAACAGGGTATAGTAGCTGCAAAATTTATCGCTGAAAGTCAGCAGGTAAAAGAAATTATTGAAACAAATATGCAGTTGCTGAAAGATTCACTGCAAAAACAGGGCATAGCAATAGACGGTGTGAGTGTTCAGGTTGGACAGGATAACAGAAGTGAAAACCGTAATCAGAGTTTGTCTCAAGGCAAAAATAACAGTTCACAAAATGGAATGAACCGTGCAGAAGGTGTTACAGGGTCAGTTGCCGGAGTAAGTCTTTTGGAGAATCTTCCCGAGAGGTTGGCGCAGTATACTGATGACCTGAATACAATTAATTTTACTGCATAG